The genomic region ACAATCAAGCAGTCCGAGAATGACCTGAACAAACTGCTAGAGTCCACCCGACGCCTGCATGAAGAATACAAACCTTTGAAAGAGCATGTAGATGCCCTGAGAATGACTCTTGGTCTACAGAGGCTTCCGGACCTGTGTGAAGAAGAGGAAAAGCTGTCTCTGGAGTAAGTGGTTCATATGACCATGATTATATCAAAAATGCATTACTCGTGACCTCATATAAAGTGCATATCATGATAACAAACAGTGATAGTGTAGGTATAAATACATGATTATCAATAAAATTATACAAGGTGCTCAGTAGGTGTCAATAACAACTTGATTAAAACCTTAAAAACATGTGGAGTGGTCACGTTCGGTCGTGATGGCATGATGGAACCTGCTTGGCATCTCGCGAGAGCACGAATAGCGGCGCATACGCAGGCCGCTTTTCCGGACACCAAGCAGGTTCCATCGTGCCATCACGACCGAACGTGACCACTCCACATGTTTTTAAGGTTTTAATCAAGTTGTTATTGACACCTACTGATCACCttgtatatttttattgataATCATGTATTTATACCTACACTACCACTGTTTGTTATCATGATATGCACTTTATATGTGGTCACGAGTAATGCATTTTTGATATAATCATGGTCAGACCGTTGAATTATGTTTTTAATGTCTCATTTGTGATTTATTTTGCACTTTATTAACTAATCATGGATTTTGATTATGTAAATTGTTTGCACTATTTATGTATGATACTATGCACATGTtattcagctggacaaaggctccatagagagatctgaaacgttgctgctagatgggtcaataaaccatccacttttttcatcGTTACCTTTgaagtgctgccttttttcttttatatatgccATTGGGACCTTGGTCGCAGGCACCTGCATTtaatgtgtgctgctttttttttctttttctttatatatatatattataaagagagagagagagagagagagctagatAGCTTTGAAGTATAACATGAACgtggctgccactagagggagcttggaAGCTTACTGAATACAGTGTCAttcattttatatataaacaGATCCAGTACACTCATAAGCTTCCTCTAGTGGCAACACATTCAATTGAATTTACTGTGTTGTTTCTAGCACTTTCATGTGTTGTTCTGCTGGATTTTCCGTATTGAACTTCATCCCCTAGCCAAGTGACTAGAACTTTACTATAATTTTGCAATAGAGTTGTCGCCTGCTACAATGGGTAACACATTCACCATACCATAGACAATTATTCGATCAATAGATAATAACAGTAGTCTAGTCTATTTCTTGACAAGGCTTTTTGGAACGTAACACTGGTTTTGAATGAAAATTAACACTTGTACTTTTCTTGTAGCTATTTTGAAAAACAGAAAGCCGAGTGGCAAACAGAGCCCCAGGAGCCACCTATACCAGAATCCCTGGCAGCAGCCGCCGCAGCTGCCCAGCAGCTACAAGTAGCCAGAAAGCAGGATACCAGACAGACAGCTACATTCCGCCAGCAGCCGCCTCCCATGAAGGTATAGTGTCATCTGGTTTTGCCAACTACTGAACGCCATATACCATGTACTATAATAGCATAGGGAAATTTTGTGCTCTTGCGTTTTTTTTCCTTTGCTTCTGTATTTACTGTAGAATGTCAAACATGTGATCCTATGAGTACAGGAACTGTGCCCATGCGATCACCATGGAAGCTTTTGCTGCAACAGCCGGGACCTTAGATGATGTGGTCAGTGACAGACCTTAGATGGTGTGGTCAGTGACAGACCTTAGATGGTGTGGTCAGTGACAGACCTTAGATGGTGTGGTCAGTGACAGACCTTAGATGGTGTGGTCAGTGACAGACCTTAGATGGTGTGGTCAGTGACAGACCTTAGATGGTGTGGTCAGTGACAGACCTTAGATGGTGTGGTCAGTGACAGACCTTAGATGGTGTGGTCAGTGACAGACCTTAGATGGTGTGGTCAGTGACAGACCTTAGATGGACAGACGGggctgcctttgtcaccccgtcATCTTCCCTCCTTTCTCTATGACTTGATTGTAAGGTGTCGTTGGGTTTCTATGGGAGCCAGTGGCCCCTAGGTCTGCCATCTTGGTAAACCTCTTAGGCTCTGCCAGGCGGAAGTGCTCTGTCAGCAACACAGAGTTATTACAGTGTATTATATGAGCACTCAAGCTCATGCATGGTCAAGTCCTATAGTGGGACTAACAAAAAttcaaaaaagtttaaaatacaaataaatatgttTCCCCCATTAAAATGCATTCTCGtgttaaaatacatatatttggcATTGCTACATTCATTATGACCTGAACTATTAAATTATCACGTTATTTAAACTgcatggtgcttttttttttttttatatctaccccaaattgaaaaaaaaaactcgcaCAACTCTGTGGATGAAGGGATAAAAAAATTGATACTCTCAGAATATTGCAACACAAAAAAAACTTAATggaaaaagtgtttttattgtgtaaaagtaggaggaaaaaaaaaacctacaCAAATTTATTATTGGTGTAATGGTACTGACTAATTGAATATGAGGTAATATGTCTTTTACATTCCTCCTTCCAGAAAAAAAACCCTAATAAAAGTACCTCAAATTGCTGTCATTGAAAAATACAACCATGACACTAAGAAACAAGACTTCAAATGtcgatagaaaaataaaaaagttagatcACTTAAAAtgtgatgaaaataaaaaataaagacccAAACAGGCCTGGTTGTTGAGGGATTAAGCATTAGTTTGTTGCTGCatactggaagttgtagtttgaaAATGGCCTGAGAACCACAGGTTGGGAGTACTGCCGTAAATCATAGTCTGTCATCAAATGTTTCTTCATTTAGAGGCAAGAATGTTTTACCACCTGCGTGGAGGATTATGGAGCTCTGTCATAGGATGTAGTTATGGTTCATCTTTCAAAAGATTTTAATTTTACTAGCTATGTGTTCTAGATTTGAGGAGAATGGTTGTTGGTGCAGGAATTTATTCAGATTTGAAGTCGATAATGAATTTTGGCTTCTAACGTCAACATTATAAAGCCAACATTACAGGATGAACTTGTGTTTTTCAACCCACTATGTTGCTCTATGGAGGTATCAGAGGTCTCATCAGCTTTTGGTTCCATTCATAAATTTTTTTCCTTGTCCTCCATAGTAGACTGATATGCGGTGGCTCTCTGTCTATGTGGCTATGTGCTCTTAGAGTATATTACATTATCCTCAAATAATAAACCCTATGTATTAAGCTGGGCAGTAGGCACCACAAATTTGGGTAACCGATAATATAATATGTATGGTCAGCTACTTTGTTTTGTATCACAAGCCTTTAGGAATGTGTATTCTGCAATTGTGATACAGAATGACTCTTTttctatgttaaaggggtttccctcaattcttggataggtcatcagtatctgatcggtggggggtctaaCACctgtgacccccgccgatcagctgtttgaaaaggcatcagcactcgcagtagcaccgcgtccttctctcagctcacgaGCAAAGCGCCGTACATTGGTTGTCCTTACATTGGTTGTCCTTTGTACCACCACTCAGCCgcgttcacttcagtggggctgagctgcacctaggtcatgtAAGCAATGAACTTGATGGCTATAAAAAATGCATCTTCTAAACATGTATTTTATTTCCACAGGCCTGCTTGTCTTGTCACCAGCAGATCCATCGCAATGCCCCCATTTGCCCACTCTGCAAAGCAAAGAGTCGTTCTCGAAATCCAAAGAAGCCAAAACGGAAGCAAGATGAATAGAAGATTGTAGCCTCTTCTAAACGAGAAGTCCCTTTCCCCTTCCATACTTTCTAGTAACAATGTAACCTTGCTCGCCCTGAAGCCTGTGAAACCTTGAACAGAACGTGTGGTGTTTTTCTATTTAACGTGTTGTAAGCACAATGGGCCTGTTTTTTTACCGTGGTGCAGTTTTAGCATAAAACAGCTGCAAAACTACAGCCAAATATTGTACCTGTTTTCTGCTGCAGCCATACATTCCCAGTGTttgttgtaatttttattttatttttttgttaaaaagggaTAAGCGATAAGAATTGACATTTTTGGTGCTATTTTCACATCCTGCCCTTTGAACAAAATTTTCCATTGCTATCAGAGGATAAGTGCATTTATTTAAGACTAAAAGAACACTCTAAATGATTACTTTAAAATGCCTCAATTACATGCCTCTTGCAAGCAAATGGGTCGAAAAAataaaagggaagaaaaaaaaaatcctaataaaAAGGTATTGTGTCTACTTGTGCATAAGTGACAAGATCATGCAAGGCTAAAGTATCTGCTAGAGATTTACTATGCAGCCTACGTCCACTTTCACACAGTTTAGTTTTCTGCCAtttaaaaatgcacaaaaaacacCAGCTTTGTTTATATGTAGCATTcgctttaggccccattcacacaaccacgGACCCAGCTGTCATACtgccgtgtgaatggggcctaatatgGCATTTTTAGTGGTGTTTATGGtggcatttttattttacacgTTTCTGTAGAGAAACCCATGGAAAAAAcgtcaataaataaaaataaatgccacTGACCCACATAATGCCACTAAAAtggtgttttattttacactgtagacTTTAAAGGGATTTGTCACAGCTCTGTGATGACATAATCATGTAACCAAGCCGAGTGCCAAATAGGTAGAGCTTAACTGATTGCAATGATGACCTCTTTTTTTTGATCTGTGGATACCCTGCAGAAAGATTCTGCTTTTCATCATTATGCAAATGTGCATTGAGTGTAACAAGGGTCGATATTGATCTCCTTGTGCCTAACATCAGATATTTGATATGACAGAGCCAGATATGTAACCTTGCCTAGCTCTGTAGTTTTGTGCAGGGACCATTTGTTTGCGTCCTGGAGCTGGGCTGCACTGTTCATGCACCAGTATGTGCGCAAACACCACATGCCTGAGAAATCCAGTGCCAAGCGTGATTACCAGCCTACTGCCTGGTCCAAGGTAAGGGCTGGCCAGAGAAAGGAGTGGGCTTGAGTGCAATGGCAAATGCTCTTGTTGCACTTAATGCCCATTTCTCAACAAATAAGGGCACCATTGTAATCCGGTGAGATATATACCATTTGTTTGCGTCCTGGAGCTGGGCTGCACTGTTCATGCACCAGTATGTGCACAAACATCACATGCCTGAGAAATCCAGTGCCAAGCGTGATTACCAGCCTACTGCCTGGTCCAAGGTAAGGGCTGGCCAGAGAAAGGAGTGCACTTAATGCCCATTTCTCAACAAATAAGGGCACCATTGTAATCCGGTGAGATTATATCTACAGAACTGCTATAAATCTGCTTCATTGTCTTTCCTGAGCGAACCTCTAATAAATTAACAAAAATAATGACCTTAAATCCAAGGGGTATGTGCTACATAGCTGCGAAGCCTCAGGAAAATCCACATGTGGATTTTATAGATAGTTTTACAGCAGATTTCATCCTATCCGATGGAAAGGGTGAAAGTCTATGAAACCCATTACAGAATTCACATGCCGGAAAATTCACAGTATTCCTTGAATTTCATTTCCACTACATGTGGGTGAGGATGTGCAGATACCATTTACGTGTATTGTACTGTAAATTGCTGCAAATCTGAGACATGTGAATTCAGACTATATGCTTCCattctttttctttcttaaaaattggctgcaaaaggcagaCTAGTCATTCTTGTATTACATGGATGGCCACCCATCAGTATGGCTCTGACGTCCCCCAGCAAAATCAGCTGGCCACATTTTACAAGCAGTAGACTGATCAAAACTggtgaaaaggaaaactggcttagttgcccatagcaaccaatcacattccacctttcattttccctcggagctctgaaaaatgaaaggtgaaatctgattggatgctatgggcaactaagccagttttcctttccaccagttttgataaatctccctcaatccctttaatatttaaaggggttgtccgggattgggtaCATTGGTGTAATAGTACTAGAGTgacatacatattacatacatgcATGTCCTACCTTTGCCACATATTTATGAAGCCCTGTTTTCATATAGGAAATTCTTAGCCGGAAGTGACTGTTTTCTT from Bufo gargarizans isolate SCDJY-AF-19 chromosome 9, ASM1485885v1, whole genome shotgun sequence harbors:
- the ZC4H2 gene encoding zinc finger C4H2 domain-containing protein isoform X1, whose translation is MGDEQEIMCKLESIKEIRNKTLQMEKIKARLKAEFESLESEERHLKEYKQEMDLLLQEKMAHVEELRLIHADINVMENTIKQSENDLNKLLESTRRLHEEYKPLKEHVDALRMTLGLQRLPDLCEEEEKLSLDYFEKQKAEWQTEPQEPPIPESLAAAAAAAQQLQVARKQDTRQTATFRQQPPPMKACLSCHQQIHRNAPICPLCKAKSRSRNPKKPKRKQDE
- the ZC4H2 gene encoding zinc finger C4H2 domain-containing protein isoform X2; the protein is MGDEQEIMCKLESIKEIRNKTLQMEKIKARLKAEFESLESEERHLKEYKQEMDLLLQEKMAHVEELRLIHADINVMENTIKQSENDLNKLLESTRRLHEEYKPLKEHVDALRMTLGLQRLPDLCEEEEKLSLEPACLVTSRSIAMPPFAHSAKQRVVLEIQRSQNGSKMNRRL